From Argopecten irradians isolate NY chromosome 12, Ai_NY, whole genome shotgun sequence, one genomic window encodes:
- the LOC138336678 gene encoding peptidyl-prolyl cis-trans isomerase G-like, translated as MKEQKRKQKARTDDEYRASERTKEKKSKQRARTDGEYRSKERKSKQRARTDDEYRTSERTKERKSKQRARTDDEYRTSERTKEKKSKQRARTDDEYRTSERTKERKSKQRARTDDEYRTSERTKEKKSKQRARTDDEYRTSERTKEKKSKQRARTDDDYRACERLKEVRVKQKVRLDDEYRASERIKEKESKRRARTDGEYRTKERKSKQRARADDEYRTSERTKEKKIKRKARENVDFKHNEAKMKQKVRTHEFYRNQERVDQSAKEIINTFIASSSNQNEEQSDDEGQDSDTFSEIADEDRVIGNADTLIDPVCPQNDSIYTFAPGEGQRPFEFIL; from the exons ATGAAagaacagaaaagaaaacagaaagCAAGAACAGATGATGAATACAGAGCTTCtgaaagaacaaaagaaaagaaaagtaaGCAGAGAGCAAGAACAGATGGTGAATACAGATCAAAAGAAAGGAAAAGTAAACAGAGAGCAAGAACAGATGATGAATACAGAACATCTGAAAGaacaaaagaaaggaaaagtAAACAGAGGGCAAGAACAGATGATGAATACAGAACATCtgaaagaacaaaagaaaagaaaagtaaaCAGAGGGCAAGAACAGATGATGAATACAGAACATCTGAAAGaacaaaagaaaggaaaagtAAACAGAGGGCAAGAACAGATGATGAATACAGAACATCtgaaagaacaaaagaaaagaaaagtaaaCAGAGGGCAAGAACAGATGATGAATACAGAACATCtgaaagaacaaaagaaaagaaaagtaaaCAGAGAGCAAGAACAGATGATGACTATCGAGCATGTGAAAGATTAAAAGAAGTTAGAGTTAAACAGAAAGTAAGATTAGATGATGAATACAGAGCATCtgaaagaataaaagaaaaggaGAGTAAACGGAGAGCAAGAACAGATGGTGAATACAGaacaaaagaaaggaaaagtAAACAGAGAGCAAGAGCAGATGATGAATACAGAACATCtgaaagaacaaaagaaaagaaaatcaagCGAAAAGCAAGAGAAAATGTAGATTTTAAACATAACGAAGCAAAAATGAAACAGAAAGTTAGAACTCATGAATTTTATCGTAATCAGGAAAGA GTGGATCAAAGTGCCAAAGAAATCATTAACACATTCATAGCATCTtcctcaaaccaaaatgaagaGCAGTCTGATGATGAAGGTCAGGACTCCGACACATTCAGTGAAATAGCAGATGAAGACCGGGTGATAGGAAACGCTGATACATTGATAGATCCTGTATGTCCACAGAATGACTCAATATACACATTTGCTCCTGGTGAAGGACAGCGTCCCTTTGAGTTTATACTCTGA